One genomic segment of Peribacillus sp. FSL H8-0477 includes these proteins:
- a CDS encoding S-Ena type endospore appendage, whose protein sequence is MPDKDEIDLIINLDHLPFPEREIYSSSSCVLNEKQNSRTRGKKKRRKKQKKTQEIKDDICGHIRQKCDGNAEEYWRSIDIDPLPSGSVTVLNSSGYKMTVKADLTGDGNADIVLFSLTERDQSKSVSLGSIAKIEVICEGDSSQICNGMYSVLIAYPKDVCK, encoded by the coding sequence ATGCCAGATAAGGATGAAATAGATTTAATAATTAATCTAGATCACCTGCCTTTTCCTGAAAGAGAAATATATAGTTCAAGTTCATGTGTTCTGAATGAAAAGCAAAATTCGAGAACAAGAGGGAAGAAAAAAAGGAGAAAAAAACAGAAAAAAACACAGGAAATCAAGGATGATATTTGTGGACACATAAGGCAAAAATGTGATGGGAATGCAGAAGAATACTGGCGTTCTATTGATATAGATCCTCTTCCGTCTGGGTCTGTCACTGTTTTAAATTCTAGTGGATATAAGATGACAGTGAAGGCAGATTTAACTGGAGATGGGAATGCAGATATAGTCTTATTTAGTTTAACAGAAAGGGACCAGTCTAAATCTGTCTCGTTAGGTTCGATTGCTAAAATTGAGGTCATTTGTGAAGGAGACAGTAGTCAAATTTGCAACGGGATGTATAGCGTTCTTATTGCCTACCCAAAAGATGTTTGTAAATGA
- a CDS encoding BclA C-terminal domain-containing protein, with translation MCARIKSSCCDPLGPTGPTGETGATGVTGTTGATGVTGVTGATGVTGITGATGATGITGVTGATGLTGVTGATGITGATGATGITGVTGATGITGATGVTGVTGITGATGITGVTGVTGITGATGITGVTGVTGITGATGITGATGVTGVTGATGVTGVTGATGVTGITGATGATGVTGVTGVTGATGVTGATGATGITGVTGATGITGVTGATGVTGATGVTGATGVTGATGVTGVTGVTGITGATGITGVTGATGVTGVTGATGVTGITGATGVTGATGVTGVTGITGATGVTGATGITGVTGVTGVMGITGITGATGITGVTGATGATGVTGATGVTGVTGITGATGVTGATGITGVTGVTGATGITGATGVTGVTGVTGVTGITGATGVTGVTGVTGVTGATGVTGATGVTGSTGITGVTGVTGVTGITGVTGATGITGVTGATGITGVTGATGVTGETGATGATGVTGATGTTGPIVTADSMYASNTIGSTILVLLGGTPIPLPSNQSLGTFTVNGGNNMFTVPATGRYYLTYQINPTASLLGGARLILNGSTPIPSSIINPGVSVPSFNNDVFANLIAGDRITLQLFGLVATVILAGGGSLGAALSIIRLN, from the coding sequence ATGTGCGCGCGTATTAAATCATCTTGCTGCGATCCGTTGGGACCAACAGGGCCAACCGGAGAAACGGGGGCCACGGGAGTAACTGGAACAACTGGAGCAACTGGGGTAACAGGAGTAACTGGAGCGACTGGGGTAACGGGAATAACTGGGGCAACCGGAGCGACGGGAATAACTGGGGTAACCGGAGCAACCGGATTAACAGGAGTAACTGGGGCAACGGGAATAACTGGAGCAACCGGAGCGACGGGAATAACTGGGGTAACCGGAGCAACCGGAATAACCGGAGCAACCGGAGTAACTGGGGTAACAGGAATAACTGGAGCAACAGGAATAACCGGAGTAACTGGGGTAACAGGAATAACTGGAGCAACAGGAATAACCGGAGTTACTGGGGTAACTGGAATTACTGGAGCAACCGGAATAACCGGGGCAACTGGAGTAACGGGAGTAACCGGGGCAACCGGAGTAACGGGAGTAACCGGAGCGACTGGTGTAACGGGAATAACAGGGGCAACCGGAGCAACAGGAGTGACCGGAGTAACAGGAGTTACTGGAGCAACCGGAGTTACTGGAGCAACCGGAGCGACGGGAATAACTGGGGTAACGGGAGCAACCGGAATAACGGGAGTAACTGGGGCAACCGGAGTAACCGGAGCAACCGGAGTAACAGGAGCAACCGGGGTAACCGGGGCAACCGGAGTAACGGGAGTTACTGGGGTAACAGGAATAACTGGAGCAACCGGAATAACCGGAGTTACTGGAGCAACCGGAGTAACGGGAGTAACCGGAGCGACTGGGGTAACGGGAATAACAGGGGCAACCGGAGTAACAGGAGCAACCGGAGTAACAGGAGTAACGGGAATAACCGGAGCAACCGGAGTAACAGGGGCAACCGGAATAACGGGAGTAACAGGGGTAACCGGAGTAATGGGAATAACCGGAATAACAGGAGCAACGGGAATAACCGGAGTAACAGGAGCAACCGGAGCAACCGGAGTAACAGGAGCAACAGGGGTAACCGGAGTAACGGGAATAACAGGAGCAACCGGAGTAACCGGAGCAACGGGAATAACCGGAGTAACCGGAGTAACAGGAGCAACAGGAATAACGGGAGCAACCGGAGTAACGGGTGTCACCGGAGTTACCGGAGTAACAGGAATAACTGGGGCAACCGGAGTAACAGGAGTTACTGGGGTAACAGGAGTAACGGGTGCAACCGGAGTAACCGGGGCAACCGGAGTAACAGGATCAACCGGAATAACCGGAGTAACCGGAGTAACAGGGGTAACGGGAATAACCGGAGTAACAGGAGCAACCGGAATAACCGGAGTAACAGGAGCAACCGGAATAACCGGAGTAACAGGGGCAACCGGAGTAACAGGAGAAACCGGAGCAACGGGAGCAACAGGAGTAACCGGTGCAACCGGAACAACAGGTCCAATTGTTACAGCGGATTCTATGTATGCATCTAATACGATAGGTTCAACCATTTTAGTTTTACTCGGAGGCACACCAATTCCTCTTCCTAGTAATCAAAGTTTAGGTACTTTTACAGTTAATGGTGGTAACAATATGTTTACTGTTCCTGCGACAGGTCGTTATTACTTGACCTATCAAATAAATCCAACAGCTTCGCTTCTTGGAGGGGCTAGATTGATATTAAATGGTTCTACTCCAATACCTAGTTCCATTATAAACCCGGGAGTCTCTGTACCAAGTTTTAATAATGATGTGTTTGCTAATTTAATAGCTGGTGATAGGATTACACTTCAACTTTTTGGACTAGTAGCAACGGTAATCTTGGCAGGTGGAGGATCCTTAGGTGCTGCTTTATCAATCATTCGCCTAAATTAA
- the hpaB gene encoding 4-hydroxyphenylacetate 3-monooxygenase, oxygenase component, protein MPAINGTDYIHRINQLRPNVWIDGKPVEGKISEHPAFKGVMKSQAALYDLQFSEESIPMTYTSPLTSEPVGMSYLQPKTRDDLIKRRKMIQNWAKSSNGMMGRSPDYMNTVLMALACSADLLRGQRNCFPENVTKFYEYAREQDLSLTHTFINPQVNRSQFYFETADEPISAKVIAETEEGIVIKGAKLLATQGGITDELLVVSTAGLEADENGFAFTIPSNTKNLKFVCRDSFVGGESTFDYPLSSRYEEMDSIVIFDNVLVPWDRVFYYNNREVSNIFMNINSFSAFTIHQVVCRRIIKLEFVLGVVQSIIETINIIEYQHVQEKASEIIVALETMKALLLKSEMEAEMDELGFMRPDQTSLQIAISLFPKIYPRFTEIIHLLGASGLMAIPTENTFQILRTDLDHYLQAKSKNAEDRIKVFRLAWDLTMSSFGTRETLYERFFFGDPIKLSSQVYLSYDKTPYVKRVQHFLEKQE, encoded by the coding sequence ATGCCGGCTATAAACGGTACCGACTATATTCATCGGATTAACCAACTGAGACCCAATGTATGGATTGATGGAAAACCTGTGGAAGGAAAAATCTCTGAACACCCAGCTTTCAAAGGAGTAATGAAAAGCCAGGCAGCGTTATATGATTTACAATTCTCGGAAGAATCAATACCAATGACTTACACCTCTCCGTTAACCAGCGAACCTGTAGGTATGTCTTACTTACAACCAAAGACACGAGATGATTTAATTAAAAGAAGAAAAATGATTCAAAATTGGGCGAAATCCAGTAACGGTATGATGGGGAGAAGCCCAGACTATATGAATACAGTATTAATGGCCTTAGCTTGTTCTGCAGATTTATTAAGAGGACAACGAAATTGTTTTCCGGAAAATGTTACAAAGTTTTACGAGTATGCACGAGAACAAGACTTATCTCTCACCCATACCTTTATTAATCCTCAGGTAAATCGATCACAATTTTACTTTGAAACTGCGGATGAACCGATCTCAGCCAAAGTAATAGCTGAAACGGAAGAAGGAATTGTCATAAAGGGTGCTAAGTTACTAGCAACACAAGGAGGAATAACGGATGAGTTATTAGTGGTATCAACGGCAGGACTTGAAGCAGATGAAAACGGATTTGCCTTTACCATTCCTAGTAATACGAAAAACCTGAAGTTTGTATGCCGAGATTCATTTGTTGGAGGGGAGTCTACTTTTGACTATCCACTAAGCTCTAGATATGAGGAAATGGATTCTATCGTAATTTTCGACAATGTACTAGTCCCTTGGGACCGAGTTTTTTATTATAATAACAGAGAAGTATCTAATATTTTTATGAATATAAACTCCTTTTCAGCATTTACCATTCATCAAGTTGTTTGTAGACGAATTATAAAACTAGAATTTGTGTTAGGTGTTGTACAATCCATTATTGAAACAATCAATATTATTGAATATCAACACGTGCAAGAGAAAGCTTCTGAAATTATTGTTGCCTTAGAAACAATGAAAGCGTTGCTTCTTAAATCTGAAATGGAAGCAGAAATGGATGAATTAGGATTTATGCGGCCAGATCAAACATCTCTTCAAATTGCGATCAGTTTATTTCCAAAAATTTATCCAAGGTTTACTGAAATCATTCATTTATTAGGTGCAAGTGGACTAATGGCGATTCCTACAGAAAATACTTTTCAGATTTTAAGAACGGATTTGGATCATTATTTACAAGCCAAGTCAAAAAATGCGGAAGACCGCATTAAAGTTTTTCGATTAGCCTGGGATTTAACGATGAGTTCATTTGGTACGCGTGAAACCCTGTATGAAAGGTTTTTCTTCGGTGACCCAATCAAACTATCAAGTCAGGTCTATTTATCATACGATAAAACCCCTTATGTTAAGCGTGTTCAACATTTTTTGGAGAAACAAGAGTGA
- a CDS encoding fatty acid desaturase, with the protein MSKEKTAQLRKFVAPFEKADVKASVRQLVNTIPPAILFWFLAYQALDISILLTIALSAVTSGFIIRMFIIFHDCTHGSFFKNKKANAIVGTFTGIMTLFAFEKWKREHSIHHASSGNLDKRGVGDIWVMTIEEYVEATKWERFKYRMYRNPLVMFGLGPIFLILISSRFNRKDARKKERNNTYLTNVCIVVLYSLLIWAIGWQSFVIVQGTTMFIAGALGIWLFYIQHTFEDSYFEDESEWDYVKAAIEGSSYYKLPKVLQWVTGNIGFHHVHHLSPRVPNYNLEKAHDSTPPIQMATTVDIKLSLKSLRYKLYDEKNKRFVTFGEVKHLLLKNAVA; encoded by the coding sequence ATGAGCAAAGAAAAAACAGCACAACTACGAAAATTTGTTGCACCCTTTGAAAAAGCAGATGTAAAAGCGAGCGTTAGACAATTGGTGAATACGATTCCGCCAGCAATTTTGTTTTGGTTCTTAGCCTATCAAGCTTTAGACATATCAATTTTGCTTACGATCGCGTTATCAGCAGTAACTAGTGGTTTCATTATACGTATGTTCATAATCTTCCATGACTGTACACACGGTTCATTCTTCAAAAATAAAAAAGCAAACGCGATAGTCGGAACCTTTACAGGCATCATGACTCTCTTCGCCTTTGAAAAATGGAAACGCGAGCACTCCATTCACCATGCTTCTAGTGGAAATCTAGATAAACGCGGTGTGGGCGATATTTGGGTAATGACTATTGAAGAATATGTAGAAGCAACGAAATGGGAACGTTTTAAATATCGGATGTACCGCAATCCTTTAGTCATGTTTGGTTTAGGTCCTATCTTCTTAATTCTAATATCAAGCCGTTTCAATAGAAAAGACGCACGTAAGAAAGAACGTAACAATACGTATTTAACGAATGTTTGTATTGTAGTTCTTTACTCTCTCTTAATTTGGGCGATCGGATGGCAGTCATTTGTGATTGTACAAGGAACTACCATGTTTATTGCTGGAGCACTTGGTATTTGGTTATTTTATATTCAACATACCTTCGAAGATTCTTATTTTGAAGATGAAAGTGAATGGGATTACGTGAAGGCAGCTATCGAAGGCAGTTCTTACTATAAGCTTCCTAAAGTACTGCAATGGGTAACCGGTAATATCGGATTCCACCATGTACATCATTTAAGCCCTAGAGTCCCTAATTACAACTTGGAAAAAGCACATGATTCAACTCCACCCATTCAAATGGCGACAACGGTTGATATCAAATTAAGTCTTAAGTCATTACGCTACAAATTATATGATGAAAAAAATAAACGATTCGTTACTTTCGGTGAGGTCAAGCATTTATTACTTAAAAATGCTGTCGCATAA
- a CDS encoding ABC transporter substrate-binding protein: MKKNWISTLFVIMSCIFLLAGCGDSEETATKNPKKEFHYAMSGVYKPFNYKENGKLSGFDVEIGQALAKKMGMKAVPVTNPWETIIQGLQAKKYDAIIGSMTITEERAKAVNFTDTYYRSGAQIFVTNDNTEIKSAEKLKGKKIGVVKSSIYSEHAQTLTDKDKIVEYDSDITALMDLPTGRLDAVITDQMVGFRVIKEDAIKIKDIGEPLSQDDQAVAVRKEDKELLEKINGALAEIIEDGTYEKISAKWFGRNILEE, encoded by the coding sequence ATGAAAAAGAATTGGATATCTACCTTGTTCGTTATCATGTCGTGCATATTCTTACTAGCTGGATGTGGGGATTCCGAAGAAACGGCTACGAAAAACCCAAAGAAAGAATTTCACTATGCGATGAGCGGTGTCTATAAACCATTTAATTATAAAGAAAATGGAAAGCTTTCAGGTTTTGATGTAGAGATTGGACAAGCATTAGCAAAAAAAATGGGAATGAAAGCTGTTCCAGTAACAAATCCATGGGAAACCATTATTCAAGGCCTGCAAGCCAAAAAATATGATGCCATTATTGGTAGTATGACGATTACAGAAGAACGTGCTAAAGCAGTGAATTTTACAGATACGTACTACCGTTCTGGAGCTCAAATCTTTGTTACTAATGACAATACGGAGATAAAATCTGCAGAAAAATTAAAGGGTAAAAAAATTGGTGTTGTTAAGTCCAGTATTTACAGTGAACATGCTCAAACCTTAACAGATAAAGATAAAATAGTTGAATATGATAGTGATATTACCGCTCTTATGGATTTACCCACAGGACGACTGGATGCAGTGATCACAGATCAAATGGTCGGATTCCGAGTTATTAAGGAAGATGCGATTAAGATAAAAGATATAGGCGAACCACTTTCTCAAGATGACCAAGCCGTTGCTGTCCGGAAAGAGGATAAAGAGCTGCTCGAAAAAATTAATGGGGCTCTCGCTGAAATAATTGAAGATGGTACGTATGAAAAAATCAGTGCCAAATGGTTCGGTCGCAATATTCTTGAAGAATAA
- a CDS encoding thioredoxin family protein, with protein MKKINTVQEFNEQIGQDELTVGIFTTTWCPDCKRLDLFIDEVTEEHQDKQWFTIDKDEFPEISDQQTVMGIPSLLVYKNGEKIAHLHSANAKSPEQIKEFLSNI; from the coding sequence ATGAAAAAAATTAATACAGTTCAGGAATTTAACGAACAAATTGGACAAGATGAGCTGACAGTTGGGATTTTTACTACGACTTGGTGCCCGGACTGCAAACGGTTAGATTTGTTTATTGATGAAGTAACAGAAGAACATCAAGATAAACAATGGTTCACAATTGATAAAGATGAATTCCCAGAAATATCTGATCAACAAACTGTTATGGGTATTCCATCTTTGTTGGTTTATAAAAATGGTGAAAAAATCGCTCATCTGCATAGTGCAAATGCTAAATCGCCTGAACAGATTAAAGAATTTCTAAGCAATATATAA
- a CDS encoding cell wall hydrolase, translating into MAVVKARDSDIDLMARLLRAEAEGEGDQGMLMVGNVGINRIRGDCSDFKNIRTIPQMVYQEHAFEAVQKGYFYQRPREREKRLARRVINGERLWPSKYSMWYFRPQGDCPPTWYGQPLVGRYKLHCFYEPTGEECEAIYNTF; encoded by the coding sequence ATGGCTGTAGTAAAAGCAAGAGATTCTGATATTGATTTAATGGCGAGGTTACTGAGGGCTGAAGCTGAGGGTGAAGGCGACCAAGGAATGCTGATGGTTGGAAATGTGGGAATTAATCGAATCCGAGGAGATTGTTCTGATTTTAAAAACATCAGGACAATTCCTCAAATGGTTTATCAAGAACATGCCTTTGAAGCTGTTCAAAAAGGCTATTTTTATCAACGACCAAGAGAAAGAGAAAAACGGCTTGCTCGTCGTGTAATCAATGGAGAAAGGTTATGGCCCTCTAAATATAGTATGTGGTATTTCAGACCACAGGGTGACTGTCCACCAACATGGTATGGTCAGCCGCTGGTCGGACGATACAAACTGCATTGCTTCTACGAACCGACAGGGGAAGAATGTGAGGCTATTTACAATACATTTTAA
- a CDS encoding DUF3992 domain-containing protein has protein sequence MAQIGSCNGEQLVGVNDSVCLTLELDDAVAPTVVWTDITPYIINGTIMVENNGIVGVGQSAALSVNGAAVPDFVVVPGEARSVTLNDINTISLLGSGGTAGAFSSVNVAFSLNYKF, from the coding sequence ATGGCTCAAATAGGAAGCTGTAATGGTGAACAATTAGTCGGAGTAAATGATTCGGTATGTCTCACACTTGAATTAGATGATGCAGTCGCCCCGACAGTAGTATGGACAGATATAACGCCTTATATAATTAACGGAACAATTATGGTCGAGAATAATGGGATCGTAGGAGTCGGTCAAAGCGCAGCATTATCAGTAAATGGAGCCGCGGTACCAGATTTTGTAGTTGTACCAGGGGAAGCTCGTTCTGTAACATTAAATGATATAAATACTATTTCACTTTTAGGCTCAGGTGGAACTGCAGGCGCATTTTCAAGTGTAAATGTTGCTTTTTCTCTAAATTACAAATTCTAA
- a CDS encoding MBL fold metallo-hydrolase, which produces MIFQKKFEESVKNGVHIGNGIASFQNIRLNVHCFVVDGILIDTGAQSLAKEFRPYIERQDFDQVMITHYHEDHTGCAAYVQSKGKPIFMNELSIPYCRTKADYPLYRKMFWGKRRPFAAESIGETITSRTAVWDVIDTPGHAKDHKAFLNRETGQLFTGDLYCQERTKVILREESIPTLIDSLNRVLTFDFDDVFCCHAGLLADGKGALRRKLDYLLHIQDKILNLHDEGNTVKQINDVLFPKKYPITRFSSGEWDSQHIVNSVINEHAGNKSNA; this is translated from the coding sequence ATTATTTTTCAAAAAAAATTTGAAGAATCAGTGAAAAATGGTGTTCACATTGGCAATGGAATCGCGTCCTTTCAAAACATCCGCTTAAATGTTCACTGTTTTGTGGTAGATGGGATATTAATTGATACAGGCGCCCAATCACTTGCCAAAGAATTCAGACCCTATATCGAAAGACAAGATTTTGATCAAGTGATGATTACTCATTATCATGAGGACCATACAGGGTGTGCAGCGTATGTTCAGAGCAAAGGAAAACCAATATTTATGAATGAATTATCCATTCCATATTGTCGAACCAAGGCGGATTATCCACTGTATCGTAAGATGTTTTGGGGCAAGCGCCGGCCTTTTGCGGCTGAATCGATTGGTGAAACAATCACATCCCGAACGGCTGTATGGGATGTAATTGATACACCAGGACATGCAAAAGATCATAAAGCCTTTTTGAACCGGGAAACTGGACAGCTGTTCACTGGTGACCTGTATTGCCAAGAGCGTACGAAGGTTATACTGCGAGAAGAAAGCATTCCAACACTGATTGATTCGTTGAACCGCGTTCTTACTTTTGACTTTGATGACGTGTTTTGCTGTCATGCAGGGCTGCTGGCGGATGGAAAAGGTGCGTTGAGACGGAAGCTCGATTACTTACTTCATATACAAGATAAGATTCTAAATTTGCACGATGAAGGAAATACTGTGAAACAAATCAATGATGTGCTGTTCCCTAAAAAATATCCAATTACTCGATTTTCGTCAGGTGAATGGGACTCTCAGCATATTGTAAACTCGGTCATAAATGAGCATGCGGGAAATAAATCAAATGCATAA
- a CDS encoding STAS domain-containing protein, with the protein MSINHQLYEYIISHSRTITEEWFREKRNFSGPFYSNSQNPEINQVLREQHALTIKTIAHTFLEERSLFNGQLIIWAESVAQSRIDHKAPIHHVLEALSKTREVIWKYVEQFSNLHTESVTLRDILNWSSLYNASFDQLIHHFTKRYYVLSTHQLAAQQLLITELSTPVIPLVDGIAVLPIVGDIDAYRAKSFLEVVPQKCSDMEINKLFIDVSGVSIMDTRVANEMFKLIQILSLLGIETYISGISPEVAQTSIQLGYDWSHVPTYSTLKQALAKIRHS; encoded by the coding sequence TTGTCCATTAATCATCAACTTTATGAATACATTATTAGTCATTCAAGAACGATTACAGAAGAGTGGTTTCGGGAGAAAAGGAATTTTTCTGGACCTTTTTATTCAAATAGCCAAAATCCTGAAATCAATCAGGTTTTACGGGAACAACACGCTTTGACGATTAAGACGATTGCCCATACCTTTTTAGAAGAGAGGAGTCTTTTCAATGGACAGCTAATCATTTGGGCCGAATCGGTTGCACAAAGCAGAATTGATCATAAAGCACCCATTCATCATGTTTTAGAGGCTTTGAGTAAAACTAGAGAGGTTATTTGGAAATATGTAGAGCAGTTTAGCAATCTGCATACCGAGTCTGTAACTCTTAGGGATATTCTTAACTGGAGTTCATTATATAATGCTAGTTTTGATCAGTTAATCCATCATTTTACTAAAAGGTATTATGTACTGTCTACCCATCAATTAGCCGCTCAGCAATTATTGATTACTGAATTGAGTACACCTGTTATTCCACTTGTCGATGGGATAGCTGTCTTACCAATTGTAGGAGATATAGATGCATACCGCGCCAAATCCTTTTTGGAAGTTGTACCGCAAAAATGTTCCGATATGGAAATAAATAAACTGTTCATTGACGTATCTGGTGTTTCCATCATGGATACAAGGGTAGCCAATGAAATGTTTAAATTAATTCAAATACTTAGTCTGCTTGGAATAGAAACCTACATATCAGGTATTTCCCCTGAAGTTGCACAAACGTCGATTCAATTAGGATATGATTGGAGTCATGTTCCGACATACAGTACATTAAAACAAGCATTAGCGAAAATTAGACATAGTTAA
- a CDS encoding flavin reductase family protein: MNSTTEQVARFKEVLGNYPTGVTVVTAADENGTPVGLTVNSFASVSIDPLLVLWSIDRKVSSFDIFQNTDKFAIHTLADDQAEICTLFASRDIDRFANCEWNLSEHALPIISGSYGVLQCKTFKKVDAGDHLILIGEVIDIEVEKKEPLLYHKRKFGKIPEEFYATK; this comes from the coding sequence ATGAATTCTACTACTGAACAAGTCGCACGTTTTAAAGAAGTGTTGGGAAACTATCCGACAGGAGTCACCGTAGTAACAGCTGCTGATGAGAATGGAACTCCTGTTGGGTTAACGGTCAATTCATTTGCTTCTGTTTCGATTGATCCATTGCTTGTCTTGTGGTCAATCGATCGTAAGGTTTCGTCTTTTGATATATTCCAAAATACCGATAAATTTGCTATTCATACATTAGCTGACGATCAAGCTGAAATTTGTACCTTGTTTGCCAGCAGGGATATCGATCGTTTTGCAAATTGCGAATGGAATCTTTCAGAGCATGCTCTGCCAATAATCTCAGGATCTTACGGTGTTTTACAATGTAAAACATTCAAAAAAGTGGATGCTGGAGATCATTTGATTTTAATTGGTGAAGTAATCGATATAGAAGTTGAAAAGAAAGAGCCATTACTTTATCATAAAAGAAAATTCGGGAAAATTCCTGAAGAATTTTATGCAACAAAATAA
- a CDS encoding GNAT family N-acetyltransferase, whose amino-acid sequence MLIRKLRVGEMPPIHLLLLADPSPKIVRDYISRGECFIAEDGNHIIGIYVLLPTRPETVELVNVAVEEVHQGKGVGKRLVLDAIKTAKNNGYKTIEIGTGNSSIGQLALYQKCGFRITGVDFDFFTKHYAEEIIENGILCRDMIRLSQTI is encoded by the coding sequence ATTTTGATTAGAAAGTTAAGAGTTGGTGAGATGCCTCCAATACATTTATTATTATTAGCGGATCCATCCCCAAAAATAGTGAGGGACTATATCTCTAGGGGAGAGTGTTTTATTGCTGAAGATGGAAATCACATCATTGGTATATATGTACTTCTGCCTACAAGACCTGAAACGGTAGAGTTAGTAAATGTAGCTGTTGAGGAAGTTCATCAGGGCAAAGGGGTAGGAAAACGATTAGTACTAGATGCAATTAAAACTGCCAAGAATAATGGCTATAAAACAATTGAAATAGGGACGGGAAATTCTAGTATAGGTCAACTAGCTCTCTACCAAAAATGCGGTTTCAGAATAACGGGTGTTGATTTTGATTTTTTTACAAAACACTACGCAGAAGAAATCATAGAAAACGGTATTTTATGCAGAGATATGATTCGACTCTCACAAACGATATAA
- a CDS encoding amino acid ABC transporter permease, giving the protein MIQIFLNTYEVFLQAAFLTFKLTLTSLLLGSIIGLVFAFFRISSSKWLNALASIYIGVIRGTPLIVQIAILYFGIASIITLSQFWAGALALAVHNGAYIAEVFRGSIQSVDRGQMEAGRSLGMSYAQTMKEIILPQAFKRSIPPLGNQFIIGLKDSSLVAYVGMAELWGSGLSEAAANYRQLETYIVIGLYYLVMVLFISFILRKVESRLDVDSVPKERFIKEKNV; this is encoded by the coding sequence ATGATACAAATTTTTCTTAACACATACGAAGTATTTCTCCAAGCTGCTTTTCTAACATTTAAATTAACGCTTACCTCCTTGTTATTAGGGTCGATTATTGGTTTAGTATTTGCTTTTTTTCGAATTTCGTCGAGTAAATGGTTGAACGCTCTAGCATCCATCTATATAGGAGTTATCCGGGGTACACCCTTAATTGTTCAAATCGCCATTTTATATTTTGGCATTGCTTCTATTATTACACTTTCTCAATTCTGGGCAGGAGCTTTAGCATTAGCGGTTCATAATGGTGCGTATATCGCAGAAGTTTTCCGAGGATCGATTCAATCTGTTGATCGGGGACAGATGGAGGCAGGACGTTCGCTGGGCATGAGTTATGCTCAGACTATGAAAGAAATCATTTTACCGCAAGCATTTAAACGGTCAATTCCGCCGCTTGGCAACCAATTTATCATTGGGTTAAAAGATTCATCCTTGGTTGCCTATGTAGGAATGGCTGAATTATGGGGATCTGGATTAAGTGAAGCAGCAGCTAATTATCGACAATTAGAGACGTATATTGTAATTGGATTATATTACTTAGTGATGGTACTGTTCATTTCTTTTATCTTACGTAAAGTAGAATCCAGGCTGGATGTTGATTCAGTACCTAAGGAACGGTTTATAAAGGAGAAAAATGTCTAA